In Haliotis asinina isolate JCU_RB_2024 chromosome 15, JCU_Hal_asi_v2, whole genome shotgun sequence, one DNA window encodes the following:
- the LOC137266085 gene encoding uncharacterized protein, translated as MLSLVVAAAVVAFASAQIDPTCVDKLPNCDVFPEESCKGKYLAWATENCNNTCKICIGPTKPPPPCQDVLSDCDQYDKSTCSDPTFAQWAQNKCRYYCRLCSAAELAMKDSQTTPIPPTQCKDKLNCKMYGRDSCQGNYAPWAKENCMEFCGFCVGVPTPPPACIDKVPNCAQYGKDVCTDQKYALWVADHCAKSCNACGGGSGNTPGPVTSGPGPITSGPGPITSGPGPITSGPGPVTSGPGMLTPPGPHMLTPPSPGK; from the exons ATGTTGTCTCTTGTCGTCGCTGCCGCCGTCGTTGCTTTTGCAAGCGCTCAGATTGATCCAA CATGTGTTGATAAACTTCCCAACTGTGACGTATTTCCGGAGGAATCTTGCAAGGGAAAGTATTTAGCATGGGCAACGGAAAACTGCAACAACACCTGCAAGATATGCATAG GGCCAACGAAACCGCCACCACCCTGTCAAGATGTCCTCAGTGATTGTGACCAGTATGATAAGTCCACATGTAGCGACCCCACATTCGCCCAGTGGGCCCAAAACAAGTGTCGGTACTATTGCAGACTGTGTTCAG CTGCGGAGCTCGCAATGAAAGACTCTCAGACAACACCTATACCTCCTACTC AATGCAAGGACAAACTTAACTGCAAAATGTATGGAAGAGACTCTTGTCAAGGAAATTATGCCCCCTGGGCCAAGGAGAACTGTATGGAGTTTTGTGGATTTTGTGTAG GTGTCCCTACCCCACCCCCTGCTTGCATAGACAAAGTACCCAACTGCGCTCAGTATGGAAAAGATGTCTGCACCGACCAGAAATATGCCCTCTGGGTGGCGGATCACTGCGCCAAATCCTGCAACGCTTGTGGGG GTGGCTCTGGGAATACGCCCGGTCCCGTCACGTCCGGTCCAGGCCCCATCACTTCCGGTCCTGGTCCCATCACTTCCGGTCCAGGCCCCATCACGTCCGGTCCAGGCCCCGTCACTTCCGGTCCAGGAATGTTGACACCACCGGGCCCTCATATGCTTACACCACCTTCGCCAGGAAAATAA
- the LOC137266165 gene encoding uncharacterized protein, which produces MKSFSCFFNYLFSFLLFIANEASVTIDPNCKDRLDNCHYYGESACDPPFESWARHNCANYCTFCQGPTTPLPECRDKADDCDTYVRSACTNPEYATWAREECRYFCRLCPLQVLSEIDSLTTTLPPEQCVDKVNCALFGNSTCDVTGPYLHWARSNCPAHCHFCTPPPTPPSPCHDIVPNCNHYQDDICNNPIYSRWVMDNCRQFCKLC; this is translated from the exons ATGAAGtccttttcatgtttttttaattACCTTTTTTCCTTTCTTCTGTTCATTGCTAATGAAGCTTCAGTCACCATTGACCCAA ACTGCAAGGACCGGCTTGACAACTGCCACTATTACGGAGAGTCAGCCTGTGATCCGCCCTTCGAGTCCTGGGCTAGACATAACTGTGCTAACTACTGCACCTTCTGTCAAG GTCCGACGACGCCTCTACCCGAGTGTCGTGACAAGGCCGACGACTGCGACACGTATGTGAGATCAGCTTGCACAAACCCCGAGTACGCCACGTGGGCGAGAGAGGAGTGTCGATACTTCTGTAGACTGTGTCCGT TGCAAGTACTTTCGGAAATTGATTCTTTAACCACAACGCTTCCACCTGAAC AGTGTGTGGACAAGGTGAATTGTGCTCTCTTCGGAAACTCCACGTGTGACGTAACAGGTCCGTACCTCCACTGGGCCAGAAGCAACTGTCCCGCTCACTGCCATTTCTGCACGC CACCCCCAACTCCTCCGTCCCCCTGCCACGACATCGTCCCCAACTGCAACCACTACCAAGACGACATCTGCAACAACCCGATCTACTCCAGGTGGGTCATGGACAACTGCCGACAGTTCTGCAAACTTTGTTGA